The Streptomyces sp. NBC_01689 genome includes a window with the following:
- a CDS encoding AMP-binding protein gives MRAKQSPDDPALLFGGARDEVVTYAELVAAAERIGAELAGRYPDTRRPLALQASKSAVAIATVLACMRAGRPLLLASTELGRELLAELVGRSGCQAVLGVAEERLTHRPVTAAPGGPVLPEDTSLLLTTSGSTGIPKLVPLGAAGVDAFTSWAGSAFALGTGTRVLNFAPLNFDLTLLDIWGTLRHGGCVVPVDHDRSVDTKYLLGLLESTRPHVVQAVPMFFRLLTEAGTGSTFPGVRELLLTGDHVPRSVRAGLSRLFPAARLHNVYGCTETNDSMIHTFSAAEAADREVLPLGSPLPGVLVDVVADGEVLRGAGSGELLVSTPFQTSGYLGEAGAKDRFVVRGDRVWYRTGDVVTRSAGGELALVGRTDSQVKVRGVRINLEEVERVLQGHGGVAEAAVVAVPHPDSGRALHAFVRRSDDAVTGLQLRSYCAAKVNRAAIPAAFHLMTDPLPIGPTGKVSRRLLMEKIQ, from the coding sequence GTGCGTGCGAAGCAAAGCCCGGACGATCCGGCGCTGCTGTTCGGCGGCGCGCGGGACGAGGTCGTCACGTATGCCGAACTGGTCGCGGCGGCGGAGCGGATCGGTGCGGAGCTGGCCGGCCGGTATCCCGACACCCGCCGCCCGCTCGCGCTCCAGGCGTCGAAGTCGGCCGTGGCGATCGCCACGGTCCTGGCCTGCATGAGGGCCGGACGGCCGCTGCTGCTGGCCTCCACGGAACTCGGCCGGGAGCTCCTGGCCGAGCTGGTCGGACGCAGCGGCTGTCAGGCCGTCCTGGGCGTCGCCGAGGAGCGTCTGACGCACCGTCCGGTGACGGCCGCGCCGGGCGGGCCGGTGCTGCCCGAGGACACCAGCCTGCTGCTGACGACGTCCGGTTCCACCGGCATCCCCAAGCTCGTTCCGCTGGGCGCGGCCGGCGTCGACGCCTTCACCTCCTGGGCGGGCAGCGCGTTCGCGCTCGGCACCGGTACGCGGGTGCTGAACTTCGCCCCGCTCAACTTCGACCTGACCCTCCTGGACATCTGGGGCACGCTGCGGCACGGCGGCTGTGTCGTACCGGTGGACCACGACCGCAGCGTCGACACGAAGTACCTGCTCGGGCTGCTGGAGAGCACCCGGCCGCACGTCGTGCAGGCGGTGCCGATGTTCTTCCGGCTGCTGACCGAGGCGGGCACCGGGTCCACGTTCCCGGGCGTGCGTGAGCTGCTGCTGACGGGTGATCACGTGCCGCGGTCCGTGCGGGCCGGGCTGTCGCGGCTCTTCCCGGCGGCGCGGCTGCACAACGTGTACGGCTGCACCGAGACGAACGACAGCATGATCCACACGTTCTCCGCGGCCGAGGCCGCCGACCGGGAGGTGCTGCCCCTGGGCAGTCCGTTGCCGGGCGTGCTGGTGGACGTGGTGGCCGACGGCGAGGTGCTGCGCGGTGCCGGCAGCGGCGAACTGCTGGTCTCGACGCCGTTCCAGACCTCCGGGTACCTCGGCGAGGCCGGGGCGAAGGACCGGTTCGTGGTGCGCGGCGACCGTGTCTGGTACCGCACCGGTGATGTGGTCACCCGTTCCGCCGGCGGTGAACTGGCCCTGGTGGGCCGCACCGACTCGCAGGTCAAGGTGCGCGGTGTGCGCATCAACCTGGAGGAGGTCGAACGGGTCCTGCAGGGCCACGGAGGGGTCGCCGAGGCGGCCGTGGTGGCCGTGCCGCACCCCGACTCGGGACGTGCACTGCACGCGTTCGTCCGGCGCAGCGACGACGCGGTGACCGGACTGCAGCTGCGCAGCTACTGCGCCGCCAAGGTCAACCGGGCGGCCATTCCCGCCGCCTTCCACCTGATGACCGACCCACTGCCGATCGGGCCCACCGGCAAGGTGAGCCGTCGCCTGCTCATGGAGAAGATCCAATGA
- a CDS encoding acyl carrier protein gives MTIQRDITAHIVAEYLPGTPVSELDPSYDLLENGVISSLDLLRLIEWLGDRFDIPFADLEISPDDFRSVAAVEKVVRRYAGVTAPE, from the coding sequence ATGACCATCCAACGCGACATCACCGCGCACATCGTGGCGGAGTACCTGCCCGGCACCCCCGTCTCGGAACTGGACCCGTCCTACGACCTGCTGGAGAACGGCGTCATCAGCAGCCTGGACCTGCTGCGGCTCATCGAGTGGCTGGGTGACCGCTTCGACATCCCGTTCGCCGACCTGGAGATCTCCCCGGACGACTTCCGGTCGGTCGCGGCCGTCGAGAAGGTCGTCCGCCGCTACGCCGGCGTCACCGCCCCCGAGTAA
- a CDS encoding ectoine synthase yields the protein MFIREKSQVTPVEWGSGPSHRLLVEADNMGFGICHTVVRAGTKSRLQYRRHLEACYCISGSGRVEAADGSVAQDLTPGVLYVLDEHDAHFLIASPDQDMELVSVFNPPLRGDESHALSDEAFSQY from the coding sequence ATGTTCATTCGCGAGAAGTCGCAGGTCACACCGGTCGAGTGGGGAAGCGGTCCGAGTCACCGCCTCCTGGTCGAAGCGGACAACATGGGCTTCGGCATCTGTCACACCGTCGTCCGCGCGGGCACGAAGTCACGGCTGCAGTACCGGCGTCACCTCGAGGCGTGCTACTGCATCTCCGGCTCGGGCCGTGTCGAGGCCGCCGACGGCAGCGTCGCGCAGGACCTGACCCCCGGTGTGCTGTACGTCCTCGACGAGCACGACGCCCACTTCCTGATCGCCTCCCCCGACCAGGACATGGAGCTCGTGAGCGTCTTCAACCCGCCGCTGAGGGGCGACGAGAGCCACGCGCTCAGCGACGAAGCCTTTTCCCAGTACTGA
- a CDS encoding acyl-CoA dehydrogenase family protein yields the protein MMRWSEEQQELREAIGAVASKAGADHLERDRDGTFDRDGWQRLRDVGLFGLPFDPLHGGLGKDLLTTVHVLEQLGHDCQDSGLNFSVSTHMVSTGVPLQRFGSSALKARYLPEICAGTMIGAHAITEPSGGSDVMGMQTTAVLDGDDFVLNGSKSFISNASIADVIVVYARTGAPGDLAGITAFLVRRDSPGLSVGNPISKMGLRTSPLAEVFLDDVRVPRDHVVGSKGAGFLIFDHVMKWEILCGFGINVGEMRRRLERCVEYARTRTQFGSVIGANQSVANMIVEMRIDLETSQKWIYDTAEKVQSKADAASDVAMTKLVVSEANVRSALNAIQVFGGYGYVSEYGVEKDLRDAVGGRIYSGTSEIQRQRLATLMGLNRPLRPAQA from the coding sequence ATGATGCGCTGGAGCGAGGAACAGCAGGAACTGCGTGAGGCGATCGGCGCCGTGGCCTCGAAGGCCGGCGCCGACCACCTCGAACGCGACCGGGACGGCACGTTCGACCGGGACGGCTGGCAACGACTCAGGGACGTGGGCCTGTTCGGGCTGCCGTTCGACCCCCTCCACGGGGGTCTGGGCAAGGACCTGCTGACCACCGTCCATGTGCTGGAGCAGCTCGGCCACGACTGCCAGGACTCCGGGCTGAACTTCTCGGTCTCCACCCACATGGTCAGCACCGGTGTCCCGCTCCAGCGGTTCGGTTCGTCGGCGCTCAAGGCCCGCTACCTGCCGGAGATCTGCGCCGGCACGATGATCGGCGCGCACGCCATCACCGAACCCTCCGGCGGTTCGGACGTGATGGGGATGCAGACCACCGCCGTCCTGGACGGCGACGACTTCGTCCTCAACGGGAGCAAGTCGTTCATCAGCAACGCCTCGATCGCCGACGTGATCGTCGTCTACGCCCGGACCGGCGCGCCCGGTGACCTGGCCGGGATCACCGCGTTCCTGGTGCGCCGCGACTCGCCGGGCCTGTCGGTCGGCAACCCCATCTCGAAGATGGGGCTGCGCACCTCGCCGCTGGCCGAGGTCTTCCTGGACGACGTCCGGGTGCCCCGGGACCACGTGGTCGGCAGCAAGGGCGCGGGGTTCCTCATCTTCGACCACGTCATGAAGTGGGAGATCCTGTGCGGCTTCGGGATCAACGTCGGCGAGATGCGCCGGCGCCTGGAGCGGTGCGTGGAGTACGCCCGTACCCGTACCCAGTTCGGGTCGGTCATCGGCGCGAACCAGTCGGTCGCCAACATGATCGTCGAGATGCGGATCGACCTGGAGACCTCACAGAAGTGGATCTACGACACCGCCGAGAAGGTGCAGTCCAAGGCCGACGCCGCCAGTGACGTCGCGATGACCAAGCTGGTGGTGAGCGAGGCGAACGTGCGCTCCGCGCTGAACGCGATCCAGGTCTTCGGCGGTTACGGCTACGTCAGCGAGTACGGAGTCGAGAAGGACCTGCGGGACGCCGTGGGCGGGCGGATCTACTCCGGCACCTCGGAGATCCAGCGCCAGCGTCTGGCCACCCTCATGGGCCTGAACCGTCCGCTCAGGCCCGCGCAGGCCTGA
- a CDS encoding transglutaminase-like domain-containing protein, translating to MAENTGAAAAAGTATETATLAATEFLDHRSPAVRAFVDKTLARAKESETKTQKAIALYYAVRDGITYEVYGADLTRHGLSATGVLEKGFGFCVHKSILYAAALRAVGIPSRVYYGDVRNHLASPRLRELVGGDVFRFHSLTVVELDGRWVKATPVFNKLLCKLYKIKPLDFDGRTDSLYHPFDEDGRQHMEFIHEHGSFDDVPYDLVVGGIQRAHPQLFASAHTTVSGSLADEAATATV from the coding sequence ATGGCAGAGAACACCGGTGCCGCGGCTGCGGCCGGCACCGCCACCGAGACGGCCACTCTGGCCGCGACCGAGTTCCTGGACCACCGCTCGCCGGCCGTCCGCGCGTTCGTCGACAAGACCCTCGCCCGGGCCAAGGAGAGCGAGACAAAGACGCAGAAGGCGATCGCGCTCTACTACGCGGTGCGCGACGGCATCACCTACGAGGTGTACGGCGCCGATCTGACCCGGCACGGGCTGAGCGCGACCGGCGTGCTGGAGAAGGGCTTCGGGTTCTGCGTCCACAAGTCCATCCTCTACGCGGCCGCGCTGCGCGCCGTGGGCATCCCGAGCCGCGTCTACTACGGCGACGTGCGCAACCACCTCGCCTCGCCGCGGCTGCGGGAGCTGGTCGGCGGGGACGTCTTCCGCTTCCACAGCCTGACCGTGGTCGAGCTCGACGGCAGGTGGGTGAAGGCGACCCCGGTCTTCAACAAGCTTCTCTGCAAGCTCTACAAGATCAAGCCGCTGGACTTCGACGGCCGCACGGACAGCCTGTACCACCCGTTCGACGAGGACGGCCGGCAGCACATGGAGTTCATCCACGAGCACGGCTCCTTCGACGACGTCCCCTACGACCTGGTGGTCGGCGGGATCCAGCGGGCCCACCCGCAGCTGTTCGCGAGCGCCCACACCACCGTCTCCGGATCGCTGGCCGACGAGGCCGCGACCGCGACGGTCTGA
- a CDS encoding nucleosidase: MSLHPVTDHAFSPRLIGEIRSDAPLIVAAVAEEAAHLDGRFPLLVTGMGKVNAAAALALTLSRGERPGEIVNLGTAGALKDGLPGVHEISRVVQHDFDTALLHRISGRVYGAPLTVGADRGPTLATGDTFVTDSAVRDRLAQEADLVDMEGYAVATVAQHLNIPVRLVKFVSDSADEDARTTWPEALDHAAGILAGWVAQHLPAPRTPRRLPRRTRTSAVFTVHPLSAPRAA, translated from the coding sequence GTGTCCCTCCACCCGGTCACCGACCACGCGTTCTCCCCCCGCCTCATCGGTGAGATCCGCTCCGACGCGCCGCTGATCGTCGCGGCCGTGGCGGAGGAGGCGGCCCACCTCGACGGCCGCTTCCCCCTGCTGGTCACCGGGATGGGAAAGGTCAACGCGGCCGCGGCCCTCGCCCTCACCCTGTCCCGGGGCGAGCGCCCCGGCGAGATCGTCAACCTCGGCACGGCCGGAGCGCTGAAGGACGGCCTGCCGGGCGTCCACGAGATCTCCCGGGTCGTCCAGCACGACTTCGACACCGCCCTCCTGCACCGGATCAGCGGCCGCGTCTACGGTGCCCCCCTCACCGTGGGCGCGGACCGCGGGCCCACCCTCGCGACCGGCGACACCTTCGTCACGGACTCCGCCGTCCGCGACCGGCTCGCCCAGGAGGCCGACCTCGTCGACATGGAGGGCTACGCCGTCGCGACCGTGGCACAGCACCTCAACATCCCCGTACGTCTCGTCAAGTTCGTCAGTGACAGCGCCGACGAGGACGCACGTACCACCTGGCCCGAGGCACTCGACCACGCCGCCGGAATCCTGGCCGGCTGGGTCGCACAGCACCTCCCCGCACCCCGCACGCCCCGCCGCCTCCCCCGCCGCACCCGCACGTCCGCCGTCTTCACCGTCCACCCGCTGTCAGCGCCCCGCGCCGCATAG
- the metK gene encoding methionine adenosyltransferase has product MSHRLFTSESVTEGHPDKIADQISDTILDALLRQDPTSRVAVETLITTGLVHVAGEVATTAYVPIAQLVRDKILEIGYDSSVKGFDGLSCGVSTSIGTQSPDIAQGVDSAYEKRAGDGQSDDLDQQGAGDQGLMFGYATDETPELMPLPIHLAHRLSHRLSEVRKNGTVPYLRPDGKTQVTIEYDGDRAVRLDTVVVSSQHSADIDLDSLLAPDIREFVVEPEVRALADNGIKLDTEGYRLLVNPTGRFEIGGPMGDAGLTGRKIIIDTYGGMARHGGGAFSGKDPSKVDRSAAYAMRWVAKNVVAAGLASRCEVQVAYAIGKARPVGLFVETFGTHTVDVDRIEKAIDEVFDLRPAAIIRDLDLLRPIYAQTAAYGHFGREGDAFTWERTDRVNALRTAVGL; this is encoded by the coding sequence GTGTCTCACCGCCTGTTCACCTCGGAGTCCGTCACAGAGGGACACCCCGACAAGATCGCCGACCAGATCAGCGACACCATCCTCGACGCGCTGCTGCGCCAGGACCCCACCTCACGCGTGGCGGTGGAGACACTGATCACCACCGGCCTGGTGCACGTGGCCGGCGAGGTCGCGACCACCGCCTACGTGCCGATCGCCCAGCTCGTCCGGGACAAGATCCTGGAGATCGGCTACGACTCCTCCGTCAAGGGCTTCGACGGACTGTCGTGCGGGGTGTCCACGTCGATCGGCACCCAGTCCCCCGACATCGCCCAGGGCGTCGACTCCGCGTACGAGAAGCGCGCCGGGGACGGCCAGAGCGACGACCTGGACCAGCAGGGCGCCGGTGACCAGGGCCTGATGTTCGGCTACGCGACGGACGAGACCCCGGAGCTGATGCCGCTGCCGATCCACCTCGCGCACCGGCTCTCCCACCGGCTCTCCGAGGTCCGCAAGAACGGCACGGTCCCCTACCTGCGCCCCGACGGCAAGACCCAGGTCACCATCGAGTACGACGGCGACCGGGCGGTCCGCCTGGACACCGTCGTCGTGTCCTCCCAGCACTCCGCGGACATCGACCTCGACTCGCTGCTCGCCCCGGACATCCGCGAGTTCGTCGTCGAACCGGAGGTGCGGGCGCTCGCGGACAACGGCATCAAGCTGGACACCGAGGGCTACCGCCTGCTGGTCAACCCGACCGGCCGCTTCGAGATCGGCGGCCCGATGGGCGACGCCGGCCTCACCGGCCGCAAGATCATCATCGACACGTACGGCGGCATGGCCCGTCACGGCGGCGGCGCCTTCTCCGGCAAGGACCCGTCCAAGGTCGACCGTTCCGCCGCGTACGCGATGCGCTGGGTCGCCAAGAACGTCGTCGCCGCCGGGCTCGCCTCGCGCTGCGAGGTCCAGGTCGCCTACGCCATCGGCAAGGCGCGGCCGGTCGGCCTGTTCGTGGAGACCTTCGGCACCCACACCGTCGACGTCGACCGGATCGAGAAGGCCATCGACGAGGTCTTCGACCTGCGCCCGGCCGCGATCATCCGCGACCTCGACCTGCTGCGCCCGATCTACGCGCAGACCGCCGCCTACGGCCACTTCGGCCGCGAGGGCGACGCCTTCACGTGGGAGCGCACCGACCGCGTCAACGCCCTGCGGACAGCGGTCGGGCTGTAG
- a CDS encoding acyltransferase, which produces MNNTSAASRTRHHTVTVRAGEATAERVRLSVYDLMTGTFATPRTFYYRRTLDAAALRASLAATLPHYPLLTGRLVRDDDRGLSVVCDDAGVPFTESHSDRPMPEYGLGRSAKDDIGSYLHKASAFRIVGHDTPLLTVRVTHMRGGGSVLGVSINHSIVDGAGYLDFLRHWSRVHHGEEHRAAPYARTLLDGLAEGAAPDAARHSSQYALVSGPRKARFILRVNAGARRVRTLTLRFAAEEVRALKEHARAGLAGSGLRVSSGDALSAHLWKVLADLRARPDDSAERLGMVVGLRSALRAALPDGYWGNAVTNVTPEMRAAELRAASLADTVAAVRRAVDGITADRVRDEAAFLEAQRDARRTHLVLSRMALDAFGGTVAVNNVSRLPVYEIDLGAGRPFWFEFPASPVPWSILITPTPVDDGSRDVHFSVPRESARALLTPEWTKRLHTYAPDA; this is translated from the coding sequence ACCCCGCGCACCTTCTACTACCGCCGGACGCTGGACGCCGCGGCGCTGCGCGCCTCACTGGCCGCGACCCTGCCGCACTACCCGCTGCTGACCGGACGGCTGGTCCGTGACGACGACCGCGGGCTCAGCGTCGTCTGCGACGACGCGGGCGTCCCGTTCACCGAGAGCCACAGCGACCGGCCCATGCCCGAGTACGGCTTGGGCCGTTCGGCCAAGGACGACATCGGCTCCTACCTCCACAAGGCCAGCGCCTTCCGGATCGTCGGGCACGACACCCCGCTGCTGACCGTGCGGGTCACCCATATGCGCGGCGGCGGCTCGGTCCTCGGCGTCTCGATCAACCACAGCATCGTCGACGGCGCGGGATACCTCGACTTCCTGCGGCACTGGTCGCGCGTCCACCACGGCGAGGAGCACCGCGCGGCCCCGTACGCCCGCACGCTCCTCGACGGCCTCGCGGAGGGCGCCGCGCCCGACGCCGCACGGCACAGCAGCCAGTACGCCCTGGTGTCCGGACCGCGGAAGGCCCGCTTCATCCTCCGGGTCAACGCCGGTGCGCGACGCGTGCGCACCCTCACCCTGCGCTTCGCCGCCGAGGAGGTGCGGGCGCTGAAGGAGCACGCCCGCGCCGGGCTCGCCGGCAGCGGTCTGCGGGTCTCCAGCGGCGACGCGCTCAGCGCGCACCTGTGGAAGGTCCTCGCCGACCTGCGGGCGCGCCCAGACGACAGCGCGGAGCGGCTCGGCATGGTCGTCGGCCTGCGCTCCGCGCTGCGCGCGGCCCTGCCCGACGGGTACTGGGGCAACGCCGTCACCAACGTCACGCCGGAGATGCGGGCCGCGGAACTGCGCGCCGCCTCGCTCGCCGACACCGTCGCGGCCGTCCGCCGGGCCGTCGACGGCATCACCGCCGACCGGGTACGCGACGAGGCCGCCTTCCTGGAGGCCCAGCGCGACGCCCGCCGCACCCACCTCGTCCTGAGCCGGATGGCCCTGGACGCCTTCGGGGGAACCGTCGCGGTCAACAACGTCAGCCGGCTGCCCGTCTACGAGATCGACCTCGGCGCGGGACGGCCGTTCTGGTTCGAGTTCCCCGCCAGCCCCGTGCCGTGGTCGATCCTGATCACTCCCACACCGGTGGACGACGGCAGCCGGGACGTGCACTTCAGCGTCCCGCGCGAGAGCGCGCGGGCACTCCTCACGCCGGAGTGGACCAAGCGGCTGCACACGTACGCGCCGGACGCCTGA